The DNA segment CGCGCCTTCTTACGGTCCTGGGCGAAAGGGCCGGGACGGAGAAAACCGAGGTGGGAAGGTAGCCAATGCCCAGGAAGCAATACACGGGGAAGATAGTCAGCGACAAGATGGACAAGACCGTGGTGGTGGCCGTCACCCGGCTTTTCGAGCACCCCGCCTACAGAAAGACCGTCAAGCGGGTCACGCGGTTCAAGGCCCACGACGCCGAAAACGCCTGCAAGGTGGGCGACACGGTGCGCATCACGGAGTCCCGCCCCCTGAGCCGGGACAAGCGGTGGGTCGTCCTCGAGGTCTTGGAAAGGGCGTAGGGGAAAATGATTCAGCACATGAGCAGGCTGGACGTGGCCGACAACACCGGCGCCAAGAAGGTCCAGTGCATCAAGGTCCTGGGCGGGTACCGCAAGAGGTACGCCCGCCTGGGGGACGTCATCATGGTGAGCGTCAAGGAGGCGGACCCCGCCGGCACAATGAAGAAGGGCACCAAGGCCAAGGCCGTGGTGGTCAGGACGAAGAAGGAGCAGCGGCGGGGCGACGGCACCTACATCCGGTTCGACCAGAACGCCGTGGTGCTCATAAACGCCGAGGGGGAGCCCATCGGCACCCGCATCTTCGGCCCCGTGGCCAGGGAGCTCCGGTGGAAGGAGTTCATGAAAATCATATCGCTGGCGCCGGAGGTCCTTTAAGGGGAGGCAATGGGACGCACGATAAAGGCAGAAGACACGGTCCAGGTCATGACCGGCAAGGAGACGGGCAAGCGCGGCAGGGTCCTGGCGGTGCTGCCCCGGAAGGGCGCCGT comes from the Nitrospirota bacterium genome and includes:
- the rpsQ gene encoding 30S ribosomal protein S17, giving the protein MPRKQYTGKIVSDKMDKTVVVAVTRLFEHPAYRKTVKRVTRFKAHDAENACKVGDTVRITESRPLSRDKRWVVLEVLERA
- the rplN gene encoding 50S ribosomal protein L14, which translates into the protein MIQHMSRLDVADNTGAKKVQCIKVLGGYRKRYARLGDVIMVSVKEADPAGTMKKGTKAKAVVVRTKKEQRRGDGTYIRFDQNAVVLINAEGEPIGTRIFGPVARELRWKEFMKIISLAPEVL